In the Dioscorea cayenensis subsp. rotundata cultivar TDr96_F1 chromosome 12, TDr96_F1_v2_PseudoChromosome.rev07_lg8_w22 25.fasta, whole genome shotgun sequence genome, one interval contains:
- the LOC120273947 gene encoding uncharacterized protein LOC120273947, with product MGQAMNKLTSRKSDEHKDKNGLIKLIEDEINEYFKNNVTINSDTHFCHIVYEIIEKISKKSRAMLLELPEREKLSEAYRRFHTSGDFLTKKEFRDIITEVIKMDSLHVGQSAKDIFLGIFCAPMIALLAKRVLPGPTAYISDEVFIPAATSCSVLFLAKTNRL from the exons atgggGCAGGCCATGAACAAATTAACATCTA gaaaGAGTGATGaacacaaagataaaaatgGGCTAATTAAACTTATTGAGgatgaaataaatgaatattttaagaATAATGTGACAATCAATAGTGATACTCACTTTTGCCACATCGTCTACGAGATTATTGA gaaaattagcaaaaaaaGTCGGGCAATGCTATTAGAATTACCAGAGAGAGAGAAACTTAGTGAAGCATATAGG AGATTCCATACGAGTGGAGACTTCTTAACAAAGAAGGAGTTTAGGGATATAATAACAGAGGTGATTAAGATGGATAGTCTGCATGTGGGGCAATCTGCCAAGGACATCTTCTTAGGCATATTTTGTGCACCGATGATCGCACTTCTTGCTAAAAGAGTACTTCCGGGCCCCACCGCATATATTTCTGATGAAGTCTTCATTCCTGCCGCAACATCCTGCAGTGTGCTTTTCCTTGCTAAGACCAACAGGCTATAG